From Syntrophorhabdales bacterium, a single genomic window includes:
- a CDS encoding TRAP transporter large permease subunit, whose translation MGGEDATIGESLDAPLGKGGRFMARWDYIEKWIAGGLIMLALCLSFYSVAARYIFHWSLDWSDEISVYMVVWAVFFGASSLMKKDEHVRVDLFIQRISEKRQNILHFYHGILAIGFLAVVTYGGCMLIQKAYQTQITSESYLKFPMYLPYLIMPLGGALLTIRMIERLIMLYGKLRTYQGLWRDPVIYGLIALSLILLYVLKLDIDVTLAMVMLLIIMLFLGMPVAFSLGIASLACLMAFNLIKMDGIAPKMFWAMNKFTLIAIPYFIVAGNLMMKGGLAKPLLELGYSFLKRLDGGLAIAVMFAAVIFSAISGVSAALAATLGLIAIPWMMEKGYPKRFCMGLIGAGGTLDILIPPSTILIIYGTVSGDSISDLYIAGFLPGFLLAAAMCVQVWFMCRRNKFGQPAPEDKFSWKEVGTKFKSAIWALLMPILIMGGIYSGIFTVTEASVVSVFYAAVVCIFIYRNIGFKEVVAILNDSVVLTSMIYFILMCATLFGFLVTMEQLSNRLLEVIAAYDLRPWMFLAIMNISIFIMGMFLTPATKILIVVPIVYPILQKLGISGIHFGILMTINMELAFLMPPIGMHLYVMSAVCKEPLNEVVKGVLPFFLLLLVGMFVITYIPWISLVFLKH comes from the coding sequence ATGGGTGGTGAAGATGCAACCATAGGTGAGAGCCTGGATGCGCCGCTGGGCAAAGGCGGCCGTTTCATGGCTCGCTGGGATTACATAGAGAAGTGGATAGCCGGAGGGCTCATCATGCTTGCCCTCTGTCTGTCATTCTATAGCGTCGCAGCGCGCTACATCTTCCATTGGTCTCTTGATTGGTCGGACGAGATATCGGTCTATATGGTCGTGTGGGCGGTTTTCTTCGGCGCGAGCTCTCTTATGAAGAAAGATGAACACGTGCGCGTCGATCTCTTCATTCAGAGAATCTCCGAGAAACGCCAGAATATTCTCCATTTCTATCACGGTATTCTCGCCATCGGATTCTTGGCGGTCGTTACCTATGGCGGCTGCATGCTCATCCAGAAGGCTTATCAAACACAGATTACATCGGAGAGCTATCTCAAGTTTCCGATGTATCTGCCGTACCTGATCATGCCCCTGGGAGGTGCGCTGCTTACGATCCGCATGATTGAACGGCTGATCATGCTCTATGGCAAACTGAGGACGTATCAAGGCCTCTGGCGCGATCCCGTTATTTATGGACTCATCGCACTCTCTCTCATCCTCCTTTATGTGCTCAAGCTGGACATCGATGTCACTCTTGCGATGGTCATGCTTCTGATCATCATGCTGTTCCTCGGCATGCCCGTAGCCTTCAGCCTGGGGATCGCCTCTCTTGCTTGTCTAATGGCCTTCAACCTGATAAAGATGGACGGCATCGCGCCCAAAATGTTCTGGGCAATGAATAAATTCACGTTAATCGCCATACCTTACTTCATCGTTGCCGGCAACTTGATGATGAAGGGGGGACTCGCAAAGCCGCTACTGGAACTGGGCTACTCCTTTCTCAAACGGCTGGACGGCGGTCTTGCCATTGCTGTCATGTTCGCTGCTGTTATTTTCTCGGCCATTTCAGGTGTGAGCGCTGCTCTCGCCGCGACCCTCGGCCTTATCGCGATTCCATGGATGATGGAAAAAGGTTATCCCAAAAGATTCTGCATGGGCCTGATCGGCGCCGGTGGTACGCTCGATATCCTGATACCTCCTTCAACGATTCTGATCATCTATGGCACGGTCTCGGGTGATTCGATCTCAGACCTGTATATCGCGGGATTCCTTCCCGGATTTTTACTGGCCGCAGCCATGTGTGTCCAGGTCTGGTTCATGTGCAGGCGTAATAAATTTGGGCAGCCCGCGCCCGAGGATAAATTTTCGTGGAAGGAAGTGGGTACGAAATTCAAGAGTGCCATATGGGCGCTCCTCATGCCCATTCTCATCATGGGCGGTATTTACAGTGGTATTTTCACGGTCACGGAAGCATCTGTCGTTTCAGTGTTCTATGCTGCGGTGGTCTGTATTTTTATCTACCGCAACATCGGATTCAAAGAGGTCGTCGCAATACTCAATGATTCGGTCGTGCTCACTTCGATGATCTATTTCATACTCATGTGCGCAACGCTATTCGGCTTCCTGGTAACCATGGAGCAGCTCTCCAATCGTCTGCTGGAGGTCATAGCGGCTTACGATCTTCGCCCCTGGATGTTCCTGGCGATCATGAACATCTCCATTTTCATCATGGGAATGTTTTTGACGCCTGCGACGAAAATTCTGATTGTGGTGCCAATCGTCTATCCCATTCTGCAGAAGCTGGGAATCAGCGGCATCCACTTCGGGATCCTGATGACGATCAACATGGAGCTTGCGTTTCTCATGCCCCCCATCGGCATGCATCTTTATGTCATGAGTGCGGTCTGCAAGGAGCCGCTCAACGAGGTGGTCAAAGGCGTGCTGCCCTTCTTCCTCCTGCTCCTCGTAGGCATGTTTGTCATTACCTATATTCCTTGGATCAGTTTGGTGTTTCTGAAACACTAG